One stretch of Pedobacter riviphilus DNA includes these proteins:
- a CDS encoding ABC transporter permease produces MFKLNLKIALRNLWKNKGFSLINIGGLAIGLASCMVLLLYVAYEWSYDKQFSNHDKTYVVYQNMEASGKTFSWAWTPNVMAKEVQEKIPGVKYAAHTTYPRKQLITVGDNKINSNAVFADQNFIKILDYKFLEGNSATVLKDVNTIILTKSFATKLFGNEDPINKTVKLENEEVLKVEAVIEDAPANSSLTFECIMPWALFEKRQPWVKEGNWGNNMCLTLVQLKDNNFFTNANDLMYGIYKRNQKDNTAVALLHPLTKWHLYDDFQNGKSVGGKIDQLKIFLLLAFCILLIACVNFMNLSTARSERRAKEVGVRKAIGSTRKSLINQFFLESLLITFIATVLAFILIEVSLPYFNSLLDIKLTIDYHNGLFWLTLVGLMVLTGFIAGSYPALYLSSFEPIKVLKGFTLKADSSASVRKVLVVGQFVFAASLIICTAVIYQQLNYVKNKPIGYDQSNLIQIAVVGRMNDAAKLELLKTQLIAAGATTSITFFSTDFTEGGDNTTGVQWEGKNPNEKISFNHRTIGYDFVETIGTKMINGREFSAKFPNDTASVLLNEAAVRMMQLKNPIGKVITFWDKKLTIVGIVKDFVVESAYQRVAPMIFRTSGKYDARVIIARLNPNQNISSSLAKIDDIVKQMEPNYPVNRKFVNESFEVKFKNEKLLGSLSNWFGGFAIFISCLGLLGLALFMAEQRKKEISIRKVLGASTSNILVLLNKDFIKLVAIANLIAFPLAYIIVNKWLSAFEYRVSISALPFIAAISLSVIIAILTVSIQSVKVAKANPVDALKYE; encoded by the coding sequence ATGTTTAAGTTAAATTTAAAAATCGCTTTGCGAAACCTTTGGAAAAACAAGGGTTTCTCCTTAATTAACATTGGAGGATTAGCCATAGGCTTAGCCAGTTGCATGGTTTTGCTACTGTATGTTGCTTACGAGTGGAGCTACGATAAACAGTTCTCCAATCATGATAAAACTTATGTCGTTTATCAAAACATGGAGGCAAGTGGTAAAACTTTTAGCTGGGCGTGGACACCAAATGTTATGGCTAAAGAAGTGCAAGAAAAAATCCCTGGCGTTAAATATGCCGCTCACACTACTTATCCGAGAAAACAACTCATTACCGTTGGCGATAATAAGATAAATAGCAATGCCGTATTTGCCGATCAGAATTTTATTAAAATATTGGATTATAAATTTCTTGAAGGTAATTCGGCCACAGTTTTAAAAGATGTAAATACCATCATCCTCACCAAATCTTTTGCAACAAAGTTATTTGGAAATGAAGATCCTATTAATAAAACAGTAAAGCTCGAAAACGAGGAAGTATTAAAAGTAGAAGCTGTAATAGAAGATGCTCCCGCAAATAGCAGCTTAACTTTTGAATGCATTATGCCTTGGGCATTGTTCGAAAAGCGTCAACCTTGGGTAAAGGAAGGCAATTGGGGGAATAACATGTGTTTAACACTTGTTCAGTTAAAGGATAATAACTTTTTCACTAATGCAAATGATCTGATGTATGGTATTTACAAACGCAATCAAAAAGATAATACAGCGGTAGCTTTATTGCATCCATTAACCAAATGGCATTTATATGATGATTTTCAAAACGGTAAATCAGTAGGTGGTAAAATAGATCAACTTAAAATATTTTTATTGCTGGCCTTTTGCATTTTGCTAATTGCCTGTGTAAATTTTATGAATTTATCTACAGCACGATCAGAGCGTAGGGCAAAAGAAGTTGGCGTTCGTAAAGCAATTGGATCAACACGTAAATCGTTAATTAACCAGTTTTTTTTAGAATCGCTGCTCATCACATTTATCGCCACAGTTTTAGCTTTTATCTTAATTGAGGTGAGTTTGCCATATTTTAATAGTTTGTTAGATATTAAATTAACAATAGATTATCATAACGGCCTATTTTGGTTAACACTTGTGGGGCTAATGGTTTTAACCGGATTTATTGCTGGTAGTTATCCAGCGCTTTATCTATCTTCTTTTGAGCCTATCAAAGTTTTAAAAGGTTTCACGCTTAAAGCAGATTCATCCGCTTCCGTGAGGAAAGTATTAGTGGTTGGCCAATTCGTTTTTGCTGCAAGTTTAATTATTTGTACGGCTGTAATTTATCAGCAACTTAATTATGTCAAAAATAAACCTATTGGTTACGATCAATCCAATTTAATTCAAATAGCAGTAGTTGGCAGAATGAACGATGCTGCTAAGCTAGAATTGCTAAAAACGCAACTAATAGCAGCTGGTGCAACAACGAGTATTACTTTTTTTAGTACTGATTTTACTGAAGGAGGTGATAATACAACTGGTGTACAATGGGAAGGTAAAAATCCGAATGAGAAAATTTCTTTTAACCATAGAACAATAGGATATGATTTTGTTGAAACTATTGGCACTAAAATGATTAATGGTAGGGAGTTTTCTGCGAAATTTCCTAATGATACAGCTAGCGTATTGTTAAATGAGGCGGCTGTGAGAATGATGCAATTAAAAAATCCGATTGGCAAAGTAATTACTTTCTGGGATAAAAAGTTAACTATAGTTGGTATTGTAAAAGATTTTGTGGTAGAAAGTGCTTATCAAAGAGTGGCCCCAATGATTTTTAGGACAAGTGGAAAGTACGATGCGAGGGTTATCATTGCACGTTTAAATCCAAATCAAAACATCAGTTCATCACTGGCTAAAATTGATGATATAGTAAAGCAAATGGAACCCAATTATCCTGTTAACCGCAAATTTGTGAACGAATCTTTTGAAGTGAAATTTAAAAATGAAAAACTTTTAGGTTCACTTTCAAACTGGTTTGGCGGTTTTGCAATCTTCATTTCCTGTTTAGGATTATTAGGCCTGGCGCTTTTTATGGCAGAGCAACGCAAAAAGGAAATCAGTATCCGTAAAGTTTTAGGTGCAAGTACTAGCAATATCCTCGTGTTGTTAAATAAAGATTTTATAAAATTGGTGGCCATTGCCAATCTTATAGCGTTCCCATTAGCATATATTATTGTAAATAAATGGCTTTCAGCTTTCGAGTATCGCGTCTCTATATCTGCATTGCCGTTTATAGCCGCAATTAGTCTTTCCGTAATCATTGCCATACTCACTGTAAGTATTCAATCGGTTAAAGTAGCGAAGGCAAACCCGGTGGATGCATTAAAATATGAATAA
- a CDS encoding ABC transporter permease, with the protein MFRLNLKIALRNLWRNKVSSFINVIGMAIGLAACLMLLLYVTYEWNFDKQAKESANVFTTMTNIPGDNGKISGTFEGSTTAFGPVIKQSLPELRYMARMDYGGKNLIANGQNAFKRQSKFAEPDILKMYDYEFIYGNASTALSNPNSVILTESTAKVLFGTADVLNKSVRFKDRLDLNITGVIKDQPDNSSNKFDYLMPWSLYETIDRSAKDLNWSNYSFVTLVMLKNGANLDLVNQKINQIEKKNNTNNQQSQVLFPLAKLHLYGKFEDGKSIGGAIEQIYLFVGLAFGILLIACINFMNMATAKSEKRAKEVGIKKTIGANRSSLIIQFLTESMMLTFIAVIFSIAILEIFLPTFNNLLNIKLNISYFNNISWMGILGIVLATGLIAGSYPAFYLSSFNPIQTLKRKIKSGGFFSVSLRQVLVVGQFCFAIILIISTLVIYKQIQYIKNRPVGFDVNALVEMPQDGELKTKYELLRSELLKSGAVTSMFQSSVSLSHHGRNFAGIEWEGMLKATNNQLFNQVITTYDFIKTNGIKLTSGRDFSENFASDTSAVMVSTSAVKVFGYKNPVGKTITIFGDKFNIIGVFDDYVWDSPYKSNNPMVVFFDKNQTGNITMRLNENNSLQSNIENIGRITKALNPAYPLEINFLNNVYAEKYNSEKTLGILSNLFGGLAIFVSCLGLFGLVAYSAEQRTKEFGVRKVLGASLFNLMQLLSFSFVKMIVVAIVIAIPFSYYLMNKWLMKFEFHTEISWWIMPIAGLGTLLMALITVSFQAYKTANANPVDALKYE; encoded by the coding sequence ATGTTTAGACTTAACTTAAAAATTGCACTGCGTAACCTTTGGCGAAACAAGGTGAGCTCGTTTATTAACGTAATTGGGATGGCCATTGGTTTGGCTGCCTGTTTAATGTTGCTCTTATATGTTACCTACGAATGGAACTTTGATAAGCAGGCTAAAGAATCGGCTAACGTTTTTACCACGATGACCAATATTCCGGGTGATAACGGTAAGATTTCTGGGACATTTGAAGGCTCTACCACTGCTTTTGGCCCGGTAATTAAACAAAGCTTGCCCGAACTGAGGTACATGGCTAGGATGGACTATGGGGGCAAGAATTTAATTGCTAACGGTCAAAATGCATTCAAGCGTCAATCTAAATTCGCAGAGCCGGATATCTTAAAAATGTACGATTATGAATTTATTTATGGCAATGCCAGTACCGCTTTAAGTAATCCAAATTCTGTTATTTTAACGGAATCTACCGCTAAAGTATTGTTCGGCACAGCTGATGTATTGAATAAAAGTGTACGTTTTAAAGATCGTTTAGATTTGAATATAACTGGCGTAATTAAAGATCAACCTGATAATAGCTCCAATAAATTTGATTATTTAATGCCTTGGTCCTTATACGAAACGATTGATCGGAGCGCCAAAGATTTAAACTGGAGCAATTATAGTTTTGTAACGCTGGTGATGTTAAAAAATGGCGCAAATTTAGATTTGGTTAATCAAAAAATCAATCAGATAGAGAAAAAGAATAATACAAATAATCAGCAATCGCAGGTATTGTTCCCATTGGCTAAGCTACATTTATATGGCAAGTTCGAAGATGGCAAAAGTATCGGTGGCGCAATAGAACAGATTTATTTGTTCGTTGGCTTAGCTTTTGGAATTCTCTTAATTGCCTGTATTAATTTTATGAACATGGCTACAGCCAAATCAGAAAAACGTGCAAAAGAAGTAGGCATAAAAAAAACCATTGGTGCCAATCGTAGTTCGCTGATTATACAGTTCTTAACAGAATCGATGATGCTAACTTTTATTGCGGTGATCTTTTCGATTGCCATCCTCGAGATCTTTTTGCCCACCTTTAACAACCTGTTGAATATAAAATTGAATATCTCTTATTTCAACAACATCAGTTGGATGGGTATTCTGGGGATTGTTTTAGCTACAGGCTTAATCGCAGGCAGCTATCCTGCATTTTACCTCTCGTCTTTTAACCCGATACAAACCTTAAAGCGAAAAATTAAATCTGGTGGTTTCTTTTCGGTTAGTTTAAGGCAAGTATTAGTTGTTGGACAATTCTGTTTTGCCATTATCCTCATCATTTCCACTTTGGTTATCTATAAGCAAATCCAGTACATTAAAAACAGGCCAGTAGGTTTTGATGTGAACGCTTTAGTAGAAATGCCACAGGATGGCGAACTGAAAACAAAATATGAACTGCTCCGCAGTGAACTGCTAAAATCTGGAGCGGTTACCTCAATGTTCCAATCGTCGGTGAGTTTATCACATCATGGTCGAAATTTTGCAGGTATCGAATGGGAAGGGATGCTGAAAGCTACAAACAACCAATTGTTTAACCAGGTAATTACGACCTACGATTTTATTAAAACCAATGGCATTAAATTGACCAGTGGAAGAGATTTTTCAGAAAATTTCGCATCAGATACCAGCGCTGTGATGGTGAGCACATCGGCTGTTAAGGTTTTTGGCTATAAAAATCCGGTAGGCAAAACAATTACCATTTTTGGGGATAAATTTAATATCATAGGCGTTTTCGATGACTATGTTTGGGATTCTCCTTACAAATCGAACAATCCAATGGTGGTATTCTTCGATAAGAACCAAACGGGAAATATCACCATGCGTTTGAATGAAAATAACAGCCTTCAAAGTAATATCGAAAATATCGGCAGGATCACAAAGGCTTTAAATCCAGCTTATCCATTGGAGATTAACTTTCTAAATAATGTTTACGCTGAAAAATATAATTCCGAAAAAACTTTAGGTATCCTTTCAAATCTTTTTGGCGGACTTGCCATATTCGTTTCCTGTTTGGGGCTCTTTGGTCTGGTAGCTTATAGCGCCGAGCAGCGGACAAAAGAATTTGGTGTACGCAAGGTACTGGGCGCCTCTTTATTTAATTTAATGCAATTGCTGTCGTTCTCTTTTGTGAAAATGATTGTGGTTGCTATCGTAATCGCTATTCCTTTCAGTTATTATTTAATGAATAAATGGCTGATGAAGTTCGAATTCCATACCGAAATTTCATGGTGGATTATGCCGATAGCTGGATTAGGGACTTTGTTAATGGCGTTGATTACCGTGAGTTTTCAGGCCTATAAAACAGCCAATGCTAACCCTGTTGATGCACTAAAATATGAGTAA
- a CDS encoding ABC transporter permease, with amino-acid sequence MFRLNFKIALRNLWKNKGFTLINVGGLAIGMACCLMLLLYVNYEWSFDKQYKNADKVYLAALNLKFNGKLATTMAVPNKLAKAGVSELPGIKSAARISMNNGQKLYSHNQHNFKLAGMNVDPDFLKILDHKFIYGDPNTALNEPDNVLISQSTSKKLFGDENPVGQLIKYDNRVNLKVSAVIEDLPKNQSMQYDLLQPWAFLEQENPSEKENGWGAITCLTLFQLKDNASLDATNSALKHFIVNKEPDLKEMTYEPFLFPLSKLHLYDDFEGGKAVGGKIDQLRLFVFLAICVLFIACINYMNLSTAKSEKRAREVGVRKALGSTRNTIMGQFMIESLLLSFLAMLIAFTLLEVSLPYFNNLLNISIKIDYNAYQFWSVLLAMVLVTGLLAGSYPAFYLSSFIPVKVLKGFKGSTGSLSIRKTLVVVQFSLSICMIISAIVIYSQIQHLKNKPLGFDETALAQIDLEGEWTKPEKLKTFKNEMEREGAIVAATEYANSFTSSGSITSDIQWPDKPKNDVSIINYRSTGFDFAKTTGVKILAGRDFDPKFPADTATSLLLNQSAVKIMGLKNPVGTVIHWGDNPPLKVVGVVQDYSNESLASKIQPTVYYYNVKTSRVLLLKLNPKQSLSNSIEAIKSVSQRLNPAYPIEVKLVSQGMAEKLRSERLLSVLSNIFGGFAIFISCLGLLGLALYTAEQRSKEISIRKVLGANLSDILVLLNKDFMKLVIISNVIAIPVAYILVAKWLEKYDYKITINPWPFLLALLTSVIIAILTVSLQTFKVAKANAVDALKYE; translated from the coding sequence ATGTTCAGATTAAACTTTAAAATAGCACTACGTAACCTTTGGAAAAATAAAGGCTTTACATTGATCAATGTAGGTGGCCTAGCTATCGGAATGGCCTGTTGTTTAATGTTACTTTTGTATGTTAACTACGAATGGAGTTTCGATAAGCAATATAAAAATGCCGATAAAGTATATTTAGCGGCTTTAAATTTAAAGTTCAACGGTAAACTGGCTACTACAATGGCCGTTCCGAATAAACTGGCTAAAGCTGGGGTTTCAGAATTGCCAGGCATTAAAAGTGCAGCCCGTATTTCGATGAACAATGGCCAGAAATTATATAGCCATAATCAGCATAATTTTAAGTTGGCTGGCATGAATGTAGATCCAGATTTTTTAAAGATTCTCGATCATAAATTCATCTACGGAGATCCAAATACAGCGCTAAATGAGCCAGATAATGTGCTCATTAGCCAATCTACATCAAAAAAGTTATTTGGTGATGAGAATCCTGTCGGGCAGCTCATTAAGTACGATAACCGGGTTAATTTAAAAGTAAGTGCGGTAATAGAAGATCTTCCTAAAAATCAGAGCATGCAGTATGATCTGTTACAGCCATGGGCTTTTTTAGAACAGGAAAATCCTTCGGAAAAAGAAAATGGATGGGGAGCAATTACTTGTTTAACCTTATTTCAACTTAAAGATAATGCTTCTCTAGATGCCACAAATTCGGCTTTAAAACACTTTATAGTGAATAAAGAACCTGATTTAAAAGAAATGACCTACGAACCTTTTCTTTTCCCTTTAAGTAAACTTCATTTATATGACGATTTTGAAGGCGGAAAAGCGGTTGGAGGTAAAATTGATCAGTTGAGGCTGTTTGTTTTTCTGGCCATTTGCGTGCTGTTTATTGCCTGTATCAATTACATGAATCTTTCAACGGCTAAATCAGAGAAACGTGCCCGCGAGGTAGGGGTTAGAAAGGCTTTGGGTTCTACCAGAAATACAATAATGGGACAATTTATGATAGAATCGCTGCTGTTGTCGTTTTTAGCAATGTTAATTGCCTTTACACTGCTCGAGGTCTCGTTACCTTATTTTAACAATCTGCTCAATATCTCGATCAAAATTGATTATAATGCTTATCAATTTTGGAGTGTATTACTGGCTATGGTGCTGGTAACTGGTTTGCTTGCTGGCAGTTATCCTGCATTTTATCTTTCATCTTTTATTCCTGTAAAGGTATTAAAAGGGTTTAAGGGTTCAACTGGCTCCTTATCTATTCGCAAAACACTTGTAGTGGTGCAGTTTAGCCTTTCTATCTGCATGATTATTTCGGCAATTGTAATTTACAGTCAAATTCAACACCTTAAAAATAAACCCTTAGGTTTTGATGAGACGGCATTGGCACAGATCGACCTGGAAGGGGAATGGACAAAACCCGAAAAACTCAAAACCTTTAAAAACGAAATGGAAAGGGAAGGAGCCATTGTTGCTGCAACGGAATATGCCAACTCTTTTACCAGTAGCGGTTCAATTACCAGTGACATTCAATGGCCAGACAAGCCTAAAAATGATGTCTCGATTATTAATTATAGAAGTACAGGTTTCGATTTTGCCAAAACAACTGGTGTAAAGATTCTTGCAGGGAGGGATTTTGATCCTAAATTTCCAGCTGATACCGCTACATCTCTGCTCCTCAATCAAAGTGCTGTTAAAATAATGGGCTTAAAAAATCCTGTGGGTACCGTTATCCATTGGGGCGATAACCCGCCGCTTAAAGTGGTAGGCGTTGTGCAAGATTATTCTAATGAATCACTTGCTTCTAAAATACAGCCTACAGTTTATTATTACAATGTTAAAACGAGTCGGGTTTTGCTGCTTAAACTCAATCCTAAACAATCGCTTTCTAATTCAATCGAAGCGATAAAATCGGTAAGTCAACGTTTAAACCCTGCTTATCCAATTGAAGTGAAACTGGTTAGTCAGGGCATGGCCGAAAAACTCCGGAGCGAAAGGTTGCTTAGCGTACTTTCCAATATTTTTGGAGGATTTGCCATTTTTATTTCCTGCTTAGGTTTATTGGGTTTAGCGCTATATACCGCTGAACAGCGCAGTAAAGAAATCAGTATCCGTAAAGTATTGGGTGCTAACCTTTCTGATATCTTGGTCCTTTTGAACAAAGATTTTATGAAACTGGTAATCATATCCAATGTAATCGCTATTCCGGTAGCCTATATTCTTGTTGCCAAATGGCTGGAAAAATATGATTATAAGATTACGATTAATCCGTGGCCTTTTTTGCTTGCCCTTTTAACCTCGGTAATTATTGCCATTTTAACGGTAAGCCTGCAAACCTTTAAAGTGGCCAAAGCAAACGCAGTTGATGCACTTAAATATGAATAA
- a CDS encoding ABC transporter permease, with protein sequence MFRLNLKIALRNLWRNKVITSINIGGLAIALAAFILVTMYFTYEIGFDKENPNYNEIYVIGRQLPDFKTNNTPPPLGKAIKAEIPEVVAVGIMKMSYFEFPVTSNNGVVFLSKCLYLDYAAAKMFNIKPTSGLTKPESTTENLFYLSNENYKTLFPHNKNGQPEMIWLGSKSANMTGKLSGSIFADPHSNITFDAISLMKEVGIGENYGYNNYSTYIQVKPGTDIKILEAKINTLYKKEMLKAGEDPNNETFKATKAFLDPLKNQHLKPKAGTDANYKVLIALSVLGILILVIACINFTNLSIAQATKRAKEVGVKKVMGAYRFQLAFQFLTEILIQCLAATILGLIMAEIILPKFNNLFVVNLSIWVANSALFWQLPLILIFITLIAGIYPAMVLSGFKPALVLKGNFQTSKQSYWLRNSLLVVQFSVAVVFIIGLLIINSQLKYMRTQDIGFKPEQVVYIKNLAYFVAPSKFDPIRNRISKIPGVKSVTVANALPDGSDSGKNKYTVDGKEQSLSFTDVDFDYFETLDIKIKEGRTFSREFKTDTANSAILNEAAVAKYGLTSPIGKTIKGCQNKEYKIVGVIKDFKALGFEKAVEPAIYTINDPCGNPKTEIMLKIEESKMSEVLSTLKSQWPEINKLDGDNFRYQFLDEMYGKLFKKQEQLQSVFFAAAILTIFIAILGLFAFAKYITTGRIKEIAVRKILGASHLQIFKLINSSFFVMVLIANIISWPLAYILTKKWLETFAYRIDLPLFPFLISAGLTILLTIITVSIQANSAVKANPVDALKYE encoded by the coding sequence ATGTTCAGATTAAACTTAAAAATTGCACTACGCAACCTTTGGAGAAACAAGGTAATTACATCCATAAATATTGGTGGCTTAGCTATTGCTTTAGCTGCATTTATTTTGGTTACGATGTATTTTACCTACGAAATAGGTTTTGATAAGGAAAATCCTAACTACAATGAAATTTACGTAATAGGAAGACAGTTGCCTGATTTTAAGACCAATAATACTCCGCCACCATTGGGTAAAGCTATCAAGGCAGAAATACCAGAAGTAGTAGCAGTGGGTATCATGAAAATGAGCTACTTTGAGTTTCCTGTTACCAGTAATAACGGCGTTGTTTTTTTAAGTAAATGCCTCTATCTTGATTATGCTGCGGCAAAAATGTTCAATATTAAGCCCACTAGCGGTTTAACTAAGCCAGAAAGTACAACCGAAAATCTGTTTTACCTCAGTAACGAAAATTATAAAACGCTTTTTCCTCACAATAAAAACGGCCAGCCTGAAATGATTTGGCTCGGGAGTAAATCTGCTAATATGACAGGTAAGTTGAGCGGAAGTATTTTTGCCGATCCCCACTCTAATATTACTTTCGATGCCATTTCATTGATGAAAGAAGTTGGGATAGGCGAAAACTATGGATACAACAACTACAGCACCTATATCCAGGTAAAACCAGGAACAGATATTAAGATACTTGAAGCTAAAATTAATACCCTTTATAAAAAGGAAATGCTTAAAGCCGGAGAAGACCCCAATAATGAGACTTTTAAAGCAACAAAAGCATTTCTTGATCCTTTAAAAAACCAACATCTTAAACCAAAGGCTGGTACCGATGCCAATTATAAAGTACTCATAGCTTTGTCTGTTTTGGGGATTTTGATCTTGGTAATCGCTTGTATCAACTTTACCAATCTAAGTATAGCACAGGCTACCAAACGGGCAAAAGAAGTAGGCGTTAAAAAAGTAATGGGTGCTTACCGCTTTCAGCTTGCCTTTCAATTTTTAACCGAAATTTTAATCCAGTGTTTAGCAGCGACGATATTAGGACTGATTATGGCCGAAATCATCTTGCCAAAATTTAATAACCTGTTCGTGGTCAATTTATCCATTTGGGTAGCCAATAGTGCCTTATTCTGGCAGTTGCCACTTATATTAATTTTTATTACCCTAATTGCCGGCATTTATCCCGCCATGGTATTATCTGGATTTAAGCCTGCCCTTGTTTTAAAAGGTAATTTTCAAACCAGCAAACAGAGCTATTGGTTGCGCAATAGCTTATTAGTGGTTCAGTTTAGCGTAGCGGTAGTTTTTATTATAGGTCTGCTCATCATCAATTCTCAACTAAAATACATGCGTACCCAGGATATTGGTTTCAAACCTGAGCAGGTGGTATACATTAAAAATCTGGCCTATTTTGTTGCGCCAAGTAAATTTGACCCGATACGGAATAGAATTTCTAAAATCCCAGGTGTAAAGTCGGTTACAGTAGCCAATGCCTTGCCAGATGGTTCTGACAGTGGAAAAAATAAATATACTGTTGATGGAAAAGAACAAAGTTTAAGTTTTACAGATGTAGATTTTGATTATTTCGAAACGTTAGATATTAAAATTAAAGAAGGCAGAACATTTTCCAGAGAATTTAAAACCGATACGGCAAATTCTGCTATACTTAATGAAGCTGCAGTAGCAAAGTATGGATTAACCAGCCCTATAGGCAAAACAATAAAAGGCTGCCAGAATAAAGAATATAAGATTGTAGGCGTGATAAAAGATTTTAAAGCGCTTGGATTTGAGAAAGCAGTAGAGCCTGCCATTTACACGATAAATGATCCCTGCGGAAATCCTAAAACAGAAATTATGCTAAAAATAGAAGAAAGCAAGATGTCTGAAGTGCTGAGTACCTTAAAATCGCAGTGGCCAGAAATTAACAAGTTGGATGGAGATAATTTCCGTTACCAATTTCTGGATGAAATGTATGGTAAACTCTTTAAAAAACAAGAGCAACTGCAATCTGTATTTTTTGCGGCGGCTATACTCACCATTTTTATTGCCATACTAGGCCTGTTTGCCTTTGCAAAATACATTACTACCGGCAGGATTAAAGAAATTGCAGTAAGGAAAATTCTTGGTGCAAGTCATTTACAGATTTTCAAACTCATTAATAGTTCATTTTTTGTTATGGTGCTTATTGCCAATATTATTTCCTGGCCATTGGCTTACATTTTAACCAAAAAATGGCTCGAAACCTTTGCATACCGGATTGATCTGCCACTTTTTCCCTTTTTAATCAGTGCCGGCTTAACCATTTTGTTAACCATTATAACCGTAAGTATCCAGGCAAACAGTGCCGTAAAGGCAAACCCTGTTGATGCACTTAAATATGAATAA